The sequence AACGTGTCTTGACGAAACTGTGCCGGCTTTTTATGAAGTCGAATTCTTTTCTGCTTACTCTCAGCTACGCTTCGAAGCGCGAACACTACAGGCACATTTCATTCAGAATCACGCATACATTCTGCAGTGATAGCGCATGTCATCGTTGCAACCATTCTTAGGTTGCATACACTTCACTTGTTACGTTCAGTCCAGACACAACTCTAATGAGCGAAATGCCCAAGGACGGAAGCTGCCTTACTGCATCGCGCGTATAACTGACTGCCTCGAGGAATGAAGGGGTCTTTTACAGAAGAAGGTTGTATGACGCTGACTCGCGTGGAACGTCACTGAAGCTCATCCAGTGCTGGCTGGCAAGAGCCGAGCAAACCGCTTGTCCGGGCTTTCCTCAGGATTACTAGTGGGTGAGTAGTTGTGCTCGGCCTTAACGCCTAGACAGCACTGCGATCCCCCACTGTGGAACAAGGTGTAACGAGCGTGGAACCATGAGCCGGCTACTCGCGCAAGCGCGCATCGATCGCCAGCGCGCGACTGAGGTTCGAGTGCACGCATTGCATGAGCACCTCAAAGCAATCGCACGCGTCGATATAAACGCCCAAAGCAACCGACGTGTCGAGGCATTACGAAGGGAACGCCAGCACAGGGAGGAGCAGGCCGAGATCGAGATGGACGCTATGATTACGCAGCACGAGCAGGACGAGTACCGCAAAAAGCGGCTGGCTGAGCTTGAGGAACTGATTGCCACAGAGCTCCAGCGTCAGCAGGCGGAGACCATCAGGGCCGAgacccgccgccgacgcatTTGTGATGAAAGTGAAGAGCTCAGGGAGTTGAAAGAAAAGCTTCAGATGGCTAAGGTGAATAAGGAAAGAGCCGCTCAGCTCATCGAACAGCAAATGCGCTTGTAAGCTACCAGAACAGATGATCGTAGGGTTTTCCAAACGGAAGCTCTTACGTGCATACGTTCACCACGGCGAATCAAACCGAGTGCAAAGTTATGCGAGGAGATTTGTGACGTTATACATCCATGTACGCAAACAAATGGCGGAGTTGAAGCTagcgaggcggcgctagATGATATTTTGTCTCTCCTTGCTCGATTAGTACCCAGTCTCTTTCTGGGCCAAGCAGGACTCGTTCGCACCTCTATGTAACAGATCCGCTGTGAGAGCGGCAGCCCTCTGTTACGGGCATGCTAGGCATACGAAGCTCTGTTTATCACCGGCATCAGAGGAGAGGCATAAACTGAGCGTACGTGATCTCTGGATGGATCGCTAGAATCACTAGCATACATTCGCTTCACCCCGTTGAGTGCCCGGCACGCAGGGTTGAAGAAGATGAGATTCAAACCGCCATAGATGCTCAGGTCGAGgctgctcgcctccacgtgctagaagaagaaaaacgactCTACGTGGAGCAACTGGagcaggcccgcgccgctAAGGATATGCAACGCCAGCAAATGTACGAACGAAaggaagcgagaaaacgcgaggCTATCGCGGAATACAACAACGATAGAGCTCAGGTGCGGCGCTGCATCCCTGCTTGTCTAGTGGCTTCAGTTGAGTTATAGCAGTGACCGTTGCGCCCTCCCTCAGTTTTGCTGGCATCGATAACTGTAGAAACGGGAATTGGAGACGTCTGCAAATGCTTGACTGCGACAAACAGAAGCGCGTGTGACAGTTGCCGCTGCTCTCAAACCGCAGAGCCTGAGCGGTGTTCAGCAGGTGCCAACGGTTTCATCGCAACCAGGCATCACGCCCGATGCCTTCCCTCGGACCTAGGCATCCTGAGAACGCTGCAAACTGAAATGTATAacggtgggggggggggggttcgATATCTTCAACACGCTTGGTGCCTGATGATGCGATTCCTGTTTATACACAGTGCCTACTCTCGGATGTCGCAGTTTCGCTATATTACACCCGAATTCAGCCGAAACCTGGACTGATATCCGGCGCTCAGGTAGAAGACATCGTCAGACAAGTTCTCGCTCAGGAAAACGAGGACCTTCGGATGCAGGCCGGAAAACGGGAAGAGGAGCGGAAACAAATCCAAGAATCTCTGCGCCAGAAGGCGCTATGGCACCAACAGCAGAAAGAAGCATCAGCACTTGAGGATGCGAAAATTCAGGCAAGTCTTCACTTCTGACAGCGACTGCCTTTTCTGTGCCCAAAGGTGGAGACCGTTTCCCGGTACGGATCAGGCCGGCCATTCTATCCGGCAACTGTTCCTGCGATGGTTTTGAATTCCGTTTCGGTGTGGTTCCTGAGCTCACACATACCGCACGAGCAGCAGTTGCGTGGCAGAGGAAAACACATTTCCTATGGCTCCTAGTGGTGGAAATCCGGTGCCATGACGTCAGGAGTATGCTGATTTAAAAGCGGCCCGTGATAGACAGCTGGAccaggagcgcgaagaaagggAGGAGGAAAAACGTCGCGTCCTCAAAGAGTTATCACGACAGAAGCTAGAGCGGGAGGCAAAGGAGAAGGAGTATCAGCAGCTTCTGGACGACCTCCACCTtgacgagaaagaagagctggagcggcggaaggaggcagcggagcgtCAGAAAAAGTGAGGCCTACGCCAGCAGATGGAACGGGCACGTTAGGCTCGCGAATTTTCACGTGCAAAAGCCTGTTGGGCTGACGCGAACTTCACGAATTGAGTAAGGGGGCTGTGGGCCTCAAGGTCGGCATCGTGCTGCAGAAACACCACTAGCGGTGTTGGCGACAATGTCCTCCAACTCAAGCCCTGCCGCACAATGGCGATCGGTGGCTTCTGTGAGCAGGTCAATGCATGGGAATAAGCTTGGGCACAGCTACCCTCCGCCACAGCCGCCACAGCCATGAGACTTGTCCTCTAATACCGCGTGCTGGCTTTCGACAGGCAGGACGACAAGGAAGCAATGCTTCGCGCTTTTGATGCCCAGATGGCAGAGAAGGAACGGCGACGTCGCGAAGCGCAGGCTCAAGAGCAGCAGTACCGCCAGGACCTCTTGGCGCACCTTGCAGAACAAAACCGGCTGGAGCAGATGAACGAACAGAAAAGGCGCATGAAGCTGCAGGAACACATGCGTCAGGTAATAACGGTTCTGTATCAACACTAGAGCCGCATGTGCGATGCTGGGCTGCCCCACTAGAACCTGACACACGCGGCTCGGCAAGTCTGCCAATCCCCAAAGCAGCGCCTGGTTCTGGGCAGACTTGTAGAATGGTGATTGTGGCAGCTGGGCCCGACTCATCACCTGGATGAGACAGTTTGTGTCGCACGCTGCTTCACATGGGGATAATCCAAACTCTGTGATGCTCCCAGGCATTGCGAGTctgagcgccgcgcgacgatCCCGTTTGCTGGCCTCTCGATACTAATGTTGATAGAATCGTGCGCTTTGTAGGTGGAGAAGCTGATCGAAGAAAGACGGGAAATGTTtgaggcagagagagccgaAGAAAGGGAAGCTAGACAGCGACTGGttgccgaagaagaagagaagcaagCAGTAGTTGAGCAAGAGCGGCAGCGTCTCTTACGGGAGCATGCCGAGCTCATGGCGTTCTTACCGAAGGGGACCTTGAAGAAACCTTCAGAGCTCAATCTAATTCATGAAGCGGCCGAAGAAcatcgccgccttcggcacATGTAACTCGCGTTACAAGATGCAAGGAACTGAAGTCGCGCGTCATACAGTCACCGACTCGCCCTACGACGTTATACATACATTTACCGACTCGCGGGCATGTGGTGCCCATGCGCACTTGAAAAACAGTCTGCTTTCAAAATCAGACTACCGCATATTGTTGGCATACGTGGGGTGGTGGCTGAGCATGTTGCTTCTCCGCAGTCTCCAAGTTATCGCATTGAAAACGACTGTTACAAGCTGTGTGTCTCGCATAGGCCCACAGGTTGTCAACTGGCATTGCCATCAACCGTATAGTAGTATCACTTCACAGCAGCATGAGAAAGTGCGCTATGGCAAGCGGCGTACCTTAGTTTACCTAAGTTAGGAGTCTGACACCGGCTGAAA is a genomic window of Besnoitia besnoiti strain Bb-Ger1 chromosome IV, whole genome shotgun sequence containing:
- a CDS encoding hypothetical protein (encoded by transcript BESB_054970) — protein: MSRLLAQARIDRQRATEVRVHALHEHLKAIARVDINAQSNRRVEALRRERQHREEQAEIEMDAMITQHEQDEYRKKRLAELEELIATELQRQQAETIRAETRRRRICDESEELRELKEKLQMAKVNKERAAQLIEQQMRLVEEDEIQTAIDAQVEAARLHVLEEEKRLYVEQLEQARAAKDMQRQQMYERKEARKREAIAEYNNDRAQVEDIVRQVLAQENEDLRMQAGKREEERKQIQESLRQKALWHQQQKEASALEDAKIQEYADLKAARDRQLDQEREEREEEKRRVLKELSRQKLEREAKEKEYQQLLDDLHLDEKEELERRKEAAERQKKQDDKEAMLRAFDAQMAEKERRRREAQAQEQQYRQDLLAHLAEQNRLEQMNEQKRRMKLQEHMRQVEKLIEERREMFEAERAEEREARQRLVAEEEEKQAVVEQERQRLLREHAELMAFLPKGTLKKPSELNLIHEAAEEHRRLRHM